Part of the Aquimarina sp. MAR_2010_214 genome is shown below.
TCTAAAATATCGGCGGTATTAAAATTAATATGACTAGGATCAGGATTATTTTGTAGTGCATAAGAAATGCTTTTAGGATTGCCATCAATTCCTGTAAATAGGGCTTTTATATTATGTTTCTTTAATGTTTTTGAGATATGTGCAATGCAATCTCCACCACCACAACCAATATCAACAACATGAATTTTTCTCGTAGCTGGTTGTGTTTTAAAATAGTGCATTATCGCCTTACTTAATTGCCTATGATTACCAAAATAAGTATTGATAAATTTTAAGCTGGTTAATGTTGTATCAAGTATCTCTCCTGATAGGGATAAGTTGTCTAGTTGCTCAGGTTTATGTAATCGAACTCTAAGGTTCACAATATTGTATTAATTAATGATACTAGTATTTTTAGTCCTTAGAATAATAATAACTTTACAAAAAAAGACGAAATTCTATGACTAATGATGGTATTAATGAAATAATTAGGAGAAGACGATCTGTTTTTCCGGCACAATACAATGAAAAGGCTGTACCCAAAGCATTGATTAAAATGATATTAGAAAATGCAAATTGGGCTCCGACACATAAACTCACACAGCCTTGGCGTTTTAAGGTAGTAGAAGGAGAGGCTAAAGATCGACTGGGAGTGTTTTTATCAGATACATATACCGATATCACTTCTAATGACGATTTTTCTCCGTTTAAGCATACTAAAATTATCAATAAGTGTAAATCGGCTAGTGCCATAGTGGTAATATGTATGCAACGAGATCCAAAAGAGCGTATTCCTGAGT
Proteins encoded:
- a CDS encoding methyltransferase domain-containing protein, which gives rise to MNLRVRLHKPEQLDNLSLSGEILDTTLTSLKFINTYFGNHRQLSKAIMHYFKTQPATRKIHVVDIGCGGGDCIAHISKTLKKHNIKALFTGIDGNPKSISYALQNNPDPSHINFNTADILDKDFVLPNCDLLISSHFMYHFNNENLSDFLKKLQSNTVKHIIFSELYRSKMAYHMFKTIRFILPVSDMAKKDGLIAIQRAFTNKELETIIYKSGIEKHSITKKPFFRMIAQLYLHNEKNTV
- a CDS encoding nitroreductase; translation: MTNDGINEIIRRRRSVFPAQYNEKAVPKALIKMILENANWAPTHKLTQPWRFKVVEGEAKDRLGVFLSDTYTDITSNDDFSPFKHTKIINKCKSASAIVVICMQRDPKERIPEWEEVASTAMAVQNMWLTCTANDIGCYWSSPKLINYMGDFFDFEDGERCLGFFYLGYYDEDEKNTSKRESVESKVQWME